From a region of the Solanum stenotomum isolate F172 chromosome 2, ASM1918654v1, whole genome shotgun sequence genome:
- the LOC125856315 gene encoding 2-oxoisovalerate dehydrogenase subunit alpha 1, mitochondrial-like, protein MANLISKSTKFNHFLLNTRVRFFSPFTTSSGNGGGGFIKPTGSFSGESAAIFRPERYQSGKAGEQLDTIDYEEVENQVMDFPGGKVPITSQMKFISESSEKRLPCYRVLDDDGYPLPGTIFEEVSKELAIKMYSSMVTLQTMDTIFYEAQRQGRLSFYLTTAGEEAINIASAAALSLDDFVLPQYREVGVILWRGYPLEQVANQLFGNKFDYGKGRQMPCHHGSNELNYLTVSSPIATQIPQAVGVAYSLKMEKKEACAVTYFGDGSTSEGDFHAALNFAAVLDAPVVFICRNNGWAISTPINQQFRSDGIASKGQAYGIRSIRVDGNDALATYSAIRAARKMAIKEQRPILVEAMTYRVAHHSTSDDSTKYRPVEEIEHWKTEKSPISKFRKYIQRNGWWNDENESKLRGDIRKQVLEAIQAAEKVEKPSLTDLFTDVYDKMPLNLQDQEKFVKDAVRRFPKEYPSDVPI, encoded by the exons TTCTTCTAAACACAAGGGTTCGTTTCTTCTCACCATTTACAACTTCTTCCGGCAACGGCGGTGGTGGTTTTATTAAGCCGACGGGTAGTTTTTCCGGCGAGTCTGCCGCCATTTTTCGGCCGGAACGTTACCAGTCCGGTAAAGCTGGAGAGCAGCTAGATACAATTGACTATgaagaagttgaaaatcag GTGATGGATTTTCCTGGTGGAAAAGTTCCAATTACTTCTCAAATGAAGTTTATTTCGGAGTCGTCTGAAAAGAGATTACCTTGTTatagagttcttgatgatgaTGGTTATCCACTTCCAGGGACAATCTTTGAGGAG GTGAGCAAAGAATTGGCAATAAAGATGTATAGTTCAATGGTGACACTTCAAACTATGGATACCATTTTTTATGAAGCACAAAGGCAGGGGAGGTTGTCTTTTTATCTCACAACTGCTGGAGAAGAAGCTATCAACATAGCATCTGCTGCTGCTCTCTCCTTAGACGACTTCGTCTTACCTCAg TACAGGGAAGTAGGGGTTATATTATGGCGCGGTTACCCCTTGGAACAGGTTGCCAATCAATTGTTCGGAAACAAGTTTGATTATGGAAAAGGAAGGCAAATGCCATGCCACCATGGTTCTAATGAGCTCAATTACTTAACTGTTTCTTCGCCAATAGC AACACAGATTCCTCAGGCCGTGGGCGTTGCTTATTCCctcaaaatggaaaaaaaggAGGCTTGTGCGGTCACTTACTTTGGAGATGGCAGCACCAGTGAG GGAGATTTCCATGCTGCATTAAACTTTGCAGCGGTACTGGATGCTCCTGTTGTCTTTATATGCCGCAACAATGGATGGGCCATTAGCACTCCTATAAACCAACAATTTCGAA GTGATGGAATTGCCTCTAAAGGACAAGCGTATGGTATTAGAAGCATTCGTGTAGATGGCAACGATGCCTTGGCAACTTATAGTGCTATTCGTGCAGCTCGCAAAATGGCAATTAAGGAACAAAGGCCAATATTAGTAGAG GCCATGACATATAGAGTAGCTCACCATTCAACATCTGATGATTCAACCAAGTATCGACCCGTGGAGGAAATCGAACACTGGAAAACAGAAAAAAGTCCAATATCAAAATTCAGAAAATACATTCAAAGAAATGGCTGGTGGAATGATGAAAATGAATCGAAACTTCGCGGAGACATCAGAAAACAG GTGTTGGAAGCTATTCAAGCAGCAGAGAAGGTGGAGAAACCGTCATTGACAGATTTGTTTACAGATGTTTATGACAAAATGCCATTAAATCTTCAAGACCAAGAGAAATTTGTTAAGGATGCTGTTAGAAGATTCCCAAAAGAATATCCTTCTGATGTTCCTATATAA